A stretch of the Streptomyces sp. NBC_00078 genome encodes the following:
- a CDS encoding PP2C family protein-serine/threonine phosphatase, with protein sequence MLDIPSRVRVHVETLLAAQNDMGVCDAFEQYAPVRKPDAMNAPHPSKVAGIDSTVPSPAHTVAPAPAASGTSPVSPPHAPGTLLTDRLAAWVSDLTTLHELTERLARTDTLTDALTELLRAGAALVGARRGLVVLEPGDGLGPDTTIGLGLARADLGHIETVPRSAMSYGRILDGLPGGDGEIAQPDLFAEDGLDPRHREVAARLGYAACYALPLAGESAGRTGAAVWLYDEPAEPVERQRHLVGLYARYAGEHLARLVEVERTRACMKTMTEELLPSRLPRVAGVQLAARHRTGPRGGGDWFDALPLPDAALGLAVGSVTGSGPSAVAAMGRLRASLRAYAVMEGEDPVAVLSDLELLLRLTEPARSATALFAYCEPSLRKITLAGAGHCPPLLVGERRTEFAETSVSAPLGMLACWEAPSMELQAEAGETVLLYTDGLLHRTGDPTDRAFARLHAAAADVPRALRHDPDAIADHVLRTVLPDGLDSADSEEDVVLLAARFE encoded by the coding sequence ATGCTGGACATCCCCTCACGAGTGCGTGTACATGTGGAGACACTGCTAGCGGCGCAGAATGACATGGGGGTTTGCGATGCTTTTGAGCAATACGCACCGGTCCGAAAGCCGGACGCCATGAACGCCCCTCACCCTTCGAAAGTGGCTGGAATCGATTCAACGGTTCCCTCGCCCGCACACACTGTCGCGCCCGCGCCCGCCGCCTCGGGCACCTCTCCGGTCTCCCCACCGCATGCACCAGGGACGTTGCTCACCGACCGTCTCGCCGCCTGGGTCTCCGACCTCACCACCCTCCATGAACTCACCGAACGCCTGGCCCGCACGGACACACTCACGGACGCCCTGACGGAACTGCTGCGCGCCGGAGCCGCCCTCGTGGGCGCCCGGCGCGGCCTCGTCGTGCTGGAGCCGGGCGACGGACTCGGACCGGACACGACCATCGGCCTCGGCCTCGCCCGCGCCGACCTCGGGCACATCGAGACCGTGCCGCGCAGCGCGATGTCGTACGGCCGCATCCTCGACGGACTGCCGGGCGGGGACGGTGAGATCGCCCAGCCGGATCTCTTCGCCGAGGACGGACTGGACCCCCGGCACCGTGAGGTGGCCGCCCGTCTCGGCTATGCCGCCTGTTATGCCCTTCCGCTGGCCGGCGAGAGCGCGGGCCGGACCGGCGCCGCCGTGTGGCTGTACGACGAGCCCGCCGAGCCGGTCGAGCGCCAGCGCCACCTCGTGGGGCTCTACGCCCGTTACGCCGGCGAGCACCTGGCCCGGCTGGTGGAGGTGGAGCGCACGCGCGCGTGCATGAAGACGATGACCGAGGAGCTGCTGCCGTCCCGGCTCCCCCGCGTGGCCGGCGTCCAGCTCGCCGCCCGCCACCGCACCGGCCCGCGCGGCGGCGGCGACTGGTTCGACGCGCTGCCGCTGCCGGACGCCGCGCTGGGTCTCGCGGTCGGCTCCGTGACCGGCTCCGGGCCGAGCGCGGTCGCCGCGATGGGACGGCTGCGGGCGTCCCTGCGCGCGTATGCCGTGATGGAGGGCGAGGACCCGGTCGCCGTCCTGTCCGACCTCGAACTGCTGCTGCGGCTGACCGAGCCCGCCCGCTCCGCCACCGCCCTGTTCGCCTACTGCGAACCCTCCCTGCGCAAGATCACGCTGGCCGGCGCCGGGCACTGCCCGCCGCTGCTGGTCGGCGAGCGGCGCACCGAGTTCGCGGAGACGTCCGTGTCCGCGCCGCTCGGCATGCTCGCCTGCTGGGAGGCGCCGAGCATGGAGCTGCAGGCCGAAGCCGGCGAGACGGTGCTGCTCTACACCGACGGGCTGCTGCACCGCACCGGCGACCCCACCGACCGTGCCTTCGCCCGGCTGCACGCGGCGGCGGCCGACGTGCCCAGGGCGCTGCGGCACGACCCCGACGCGATCGCCGACCACGTGCTGCGGACGGTGCTGCCGGACGGGCTGGACTCCGCGGACAGCGAAGAGGACGTGGTGCTACTGGCGGCTCGCTTCGAGTAG
- a CDS encoding aminopeptidase P family protein produces the protein MTVAEELTPAETFAAAAAGPEETEEPIRQRKNGLYPGVSDELADSMKSGWADTELRDPQPIAQAAETAARRSALSARFPGERLVIPAGNLKTRSNDTEYPFRASVEYAYLTGNQTEDGVLVLEPTADGHRETIYLLPRSDRENGEFWLSGQGELWVGRRHSLTEAEKLHGIPASDVRELADALREATGPVRVVRGHDAGIESALTDKVTAERDEELRVFLSEARLVKDEFEIGELQKAVDSTVRGFEDVVKVLDKAEATSERYIEGTFFLRARVEGNDVGYGTIAAAGPHACTLHWVRNDGPVRSGDLLLLDAGVETHTYYTADVTRTLPVNGRFSEIQKRIYDAVYDAQEAGIAAVQPGGKYRDFHDAAQHVLTERLVEWGLVEGPVERVLELGLQRRWTLHGTGHMLGMDVHDCAAARVESYVDGTLEPGMCLTVEPGLYFQADDLTVPEEYRGIGVRIEDDILVTVEGNRNLSAALPRRSDEVEAWMASLKG, from the coding sequence ATGACCGTGGCGGAGGAGCTCACCCCGGCCGAGACATTTGCTGCTGCCGCAGCGGGCCCGGAAGAGACCGAAGAGCCGATCAGGCAGCGCAAGAACGGCCTGTACCCGGGCGTGTCCGACGAGCTGGCCGACAGCATGAAGTCCGGCTGGGCCGACACGGAGCTGCGCGACCCGCAGCCGATCGCACAGGCCGCCGAGACCGCCGCTCGACGCTCGGCGTTGTCGGCGCGGTTCCCGGGCGAGCGTCTGGTGATCCCCGCGGGCAACCTCAAGACCCGCTCGAACGACACGGAGTACCCCTTCCGGGCGTCGGTGGAGTACGCGTACCTCACCGGCAACCAGACCGAGGACGGCGTCCTCGTGCTGGAGCCCACGGCCGACGGCCACCGGGAGACGATCTACCTCCTGCCGCGCTCCGACCGGGAGAACGGCGAGTTCTGGCTCTCCGGCCAGGGCGAGCTGTGGGTCGGACGCCGGCACTCGCTCACCGAGGCGGAGAAGCTGCACGGCATCCCCGCCTCCGACGTGCGCGAGCTGGCGGACGCGCTGCGCGAGGCCACCGGCCCGGTGCGGGTCGTGCGCGGGCACGACGCCGGGATCGAGTCGGCCCTGACCGACAAGGTCACCGCCGAGCGGGACGAGGAGCTGCGGGTCTTCCTGTCCGAAGCACGGCTGGTCAAGGACGAGTTCGAGATCGGCGAGCTGCAGAAGGCGGTCGACTCGACCGTGCGCGGCTTCGAGGACGTCGTGAAGGTCCTCGACAAGGCGGAGGCGACCTCCGAGCGGTACATCGAGGGCACGTTCTTCCTTCGCGCGCGCGTGGAGGGCAACGACGTCGGCTACGGCACGATCGCCGCAGCCGGTCCGCACGCCTGCACGCTGCACTGGGTGCGAAACGACGGGCCGGTGCGCTCGGGCGACCTGCTGCTCCTGGACGCCGGCGTGGAGACGCACACGTACTACACCGCAGACGTCACACGCACGCTTCCGGTCAACGGACGCTTCTCCGAGATCCAGAAGCGGATCTACGACGCCGTGTACGACGCCCAGGAGGCCGGGATCGCGGCGGTGCAGCCGGGCGGCAAGTACCGGGACTTCCACGACGCCGCGCAACATGTGCTCACCGAGCGGCTCGTCGAGTGGGGCCTGGTCGAGGGACCGGTGGAGCGGGTGCTGGAGCTCGGGCTGCAGCGGCGGTGGACGCTGCACGGGACCGGGCACATGCTCGGGATGGACGTGCACGACTGCGCTGCCGCGCGCGTGGAGTCGTACGTCGACGGCACGCTGGAGCCGGGGATGTGCCTCACTGTCGAACCGGGGTTGTACTTCCAGGCCGATGACCTGACGGTGCCGGAGGAGTACCGGGGGATCGGTGTTCGGATCGAGGACGACATTCTGGTGACGGTGGAGGGGAACCGGAACCTCAGCGCTGCACTGCCTCGGCGGTCCGACGAGGTCGAGGCTTGGATGGCTTCGCTCAAGGGCTGA